The following proteins are encoded in a genomic region of Thermodesulfobacteriota bacterium:
- a CDS encoding 2-hydroxyacyl-CoA dehydratase family protein — translation MLKIETDYDVSEKGPFRTRIEAFVEMLNKKRGRKL, via the coding sequence ATGTTGAAGATAGAGACGGACTATGATGTTTCAGAGAAGGGGCCATTCAGGACAAGGATTGAGGCATTTGTTGAGATGTTGAACAAGAAGCGTGGTCGCAAACTTTAG